A region from the Bactrocera dorsalis isolate Fly_Bdor chromosome 1, ASM2337382v1, whole genome shotgun sequence genome encodes:
- the LOC125777443 gene encoding uncharacterized protein LOC125777443 codes for MAEDFLHQIRVTTANPDHAICMEIHNKVLITLEELCVMIFGKMLHELGMPAPNRPIHDALNREFERERQYDRNTLSQSVQNKIPLLHLQQKTAYDTIMKSVNDGNGEFFFLDAPGGTGKTFLISLILDTIRAQSQIVPGSSIIWDSCYIIRLERGRTVHSALKLPLNLQTLDQPTCNITFVV; via the coding sequence ATGGCTGAAGACTTTTTACATCAAATACGTGTAACAACGGCAAATCCCGATCATGCAATTTGCATGGAAATACACAATAAGGTATTAATAACTTTAGAGGAATTGTGCGTGATGATATTCGGTAAGATGTTGCACGAATTAGGAATGCCTGCGCCTAATCGCCCTATCCACGATGCACTCAATCGTGAATTTGAACGAGAACGGCAATACGATAGAAATACTTTAAGTCAATCcgtacaaaataaaatcccaCTTTTACATCtgcaacaaaaaacagcttACGATACAATAATGAAATCAGTAAATGACGGCAATGGCGAATTCTTTTTCCTCGACGCACCAGGTGGAACtggtaaaacatttttaatttcattaattttagatACGATTCGGGCACAAAGTCAAATAGTACCTGGCAGTAGCATCATCTGGGATAGCTGCTACATTATTAGATTAGAACGTGGACGAACTGTACATTCTGCCCTGAAATTGCCATTGAATTTGCAAACATTGGATCAACCGACATGCAATATAACCTTTGTTGTTtga